In Cryptomeria japonica chromosome 5, Sugi_1.0, whole genome shotgun sequence, the genomic window cattaagggatagagatttgcaatggtattattcttttcctccttattctattacttcttttcaacaactggataattcttttattcaacaatttcacaataatgttggtcctaaagttactctgactgatttgatgcattgtaaaaaaggtgttcaataaaaagtgactgattttattggtagataagaatttgtattctcaaattttttTTCATGTGTCTGATCaagatattaaaaatatttttattgctaatttacaaaaagacattaggaataaactttttttaactgattttacttccttttcatagttgtgcacaatacttcacaattatcaagtgattgtgagtcaattggaaaaatcatctccttccatggatccaagtgataagggtgatagtgctcaacaactatttgctaatttcaaaccaaataaaatatgcacaaatttaattacaacaacaacaacaatcaactgGTAGTTTCTacaagtgtgtctcctttgtctaaatattttaaaagagaaaaaaaatgtagtcctttgaatgaatctttgtatagaatTATGTCTCAAGCGTAAATGATAATTATGTACAAAGACTCATTCAAGTgtaaatgattcattcaaaggagtaagattcaataattgattgataacaataccatatttgtggcAAGTgtaaatgataaaggaaacaaatttgtagctcctcctaatcaaaatatctattttttcactgatcctttaccatctCATTCCACTAATGCGATTGGGACtaatcatcttgctttctctcccaatgatgttggccttgaatctaagaATATGGTGAGCCTTGTAGATAAATTAGGAACCCCCTAAGGATttgtgcatcacatttgatcctagtgagaccattaaagcacctgatggcccattatacataagtgcaaaaattaaaggtatacccactagaggagtgcttattgatcctacttgcatggttaatgtgataactgaacaatttctttatactttgcaattgcataaTGTTATATATGAAGATATTGATGTGGTATTTAATttttttgatggattttcttgtcctactattggttctatcacacttcctattgatgtcaacactaaattTTTAGATGTTTAATTTGATGTGATTCTtacatctgatcaatttcgtgtcaagttgggacatccttggctctcttccatgaaagcgatcgcttctactattcataagtgtttaaaatttcctcataatggtgaaatcataactgttaatcatagcatgaATCAACCTATAAAGAGGATGGAGATatttgtcttgattacttttggtccgaATGATTCCAACCtattcaacctagaagtgattctctctttagatcatatcaaaactagaacaatgaaatgattttatccatgagtaaacctataaatctagcacttagcattcctcttgatgattatatacccttccttaaagataagattattcttcctcctaaggaaagaaataatcttcttcccaaagaggcacccattccttctcctaaagagaagagcatactttctattaaagaaagtgatgttctttttcctaaagaagaatctattccttctcctatagatgagtccactcttcctcccaaaggtagaaaaactcttcctcctaaaCATTACTATCCCACCTAAGAGTAGACATATCCCTCCTCCTTCTGATGGACTtcgtctccttcctacacctcctatGCCTCCTTtgtatggtgtggttcctcctccttcatcttatagagagaaacaATTGGCCTCTCCTATTGTCCACCCTAAAAAACCTCAACCTAATCATCCTTTtgtaaaggaagagaagaagcctatacttgatgaacctaaaccttatCAACCTTTAGCCAAAACTAGAAGGAATTGTTGTGCGAAAGAATGACAACGAAGAAatcatgctagagctcatgaagttgcttcccaaactatttgttctcctaaaacaccaattattgacatgattctattttctcctaaacaagatgttcaacctaattctccaagacgcaaaatactttaaaaaatgatggttcaagttctattcctattagagctcctattcttattaatcttgatgaagaaataggtgagaatattGTTAACGATGAAAATGTTGTGTTAGCacacatttttgcaaaatatttttatgctATTTAATGATGCAATCTATGTATATCtctatcataagagcatttactacTAGGTTGTATGTGCAGGAGCTATGTTGCAGCATCAGAAAAATCCAACTGTGACTTGTTTATTGAATGGACAAATATCACTTGGGCATGTTAAGGGCTGGCACCGAAAGGGGACTACATGAAGCTTTTTCATTATGAtagtattgggatccttataagaTCTTTTTTTCATATGGTAGAGATTGGGCCTATGTGATAGAATCTAACAttttattagcacatatgaagtcTCTGTGGAAGATTGGAAGCATCAGCATTCATGAAGAGTAGCTTAATCTCcatgattttcaaatttgagttatTGGCATAAGTTACCCTAAAAAGACTGCCTAGTCAAAATAATGGAAGGATCTATCAGCATAACCTAGACCGATCACTCCAAAGGAGAACTAAAAAGAAGTTAATAATGAAGGGTTCATTGGCATAACATTCACTATCAGAGGCATGAGAAAAGTGTTATGCTGATAGCCGATGAGTCTATTGATATAACTTACACCAAAGAAGGAGAATGTAGAGAAGATACTTTGAAGTCATTAGGATATATAAAAGTGTAAAAAATAGCTACCCTGATACCTGATAGAATGAATATCATGGCAGATGGAAATCAGGTTTCATTGGGATAGCCTACACCGAAAGAAGTGACTAGGAAAGTAACAAGGTGAAGTCATCGGGATAACATTGGCTAATCAGAAGAAGACATTTTCTGCTACGTCAATAACCAATGAGGAAGCTAAGGTAGTTGCTAAGAAGGAGACCTCATTGAGGGAACATAGGCCGATAGACCATAATAACATAAAGATAGACAAGATGGAGCCCGATCTCATTGCGTCATCAGAGAAACATAAGATAGGTTATCCCGACACCCGATAAGATTTGCAACATGATGAaaaagaaggaggattcatcgggATAGGTTAGGTTTAGTGGAATGAATGAAAAATTACTACGCTGAAGCCCAATGGATTGATCGGGGAAACCTATGCTGATCAGAAAGACAAAAATCTGCATCATCATTGCATGTATAAATTGGAAAAGCATACAATATGAGTGGTTCCAAGTGATTAAGTCATCGCTAGGAGTTGTGTTGATTAACCATTGTAAAATCTGATTTTAAACAGACTGGCCTACCATTATTAAATGCAGACAATGGGTAGGTATGTGTTCACACAAGGCAAATCATAGaaggatttcaattgagtaaatctTTCTAATGTGTCAAATCTATATATGGGAGTTTGTACAATGAATTGGCATAACATATTGAAGCGAACAAAAAGATTGAAGTGCAATTGAACTGTAGAGAGTTGAATTTCAGaaggattgaaagattcaaatatagagggttctagttctaaaggcaagaggaaggtcattgAAGTTTCTGACAATGCCTCGAAGAaatctaaaggtggagaaagtgtGCAGAAGTGAAGGTTGAATCAGGACATGATTGACCAgatgagctcaccaggagccaagtGCCGAAGGTCTAAGGTTAATTTTCCTATTCATGATCAACTAGAGGATGATtataaggaaattggtgatgtctggactagGTTTAGGGGGCATGAATTGTTCCTCTACCACTACTCACAAAGACAGAAGGCGATGCTGATATCTAACCCATGGATTACCGGTCTGGGTAAGCTCGTATTTCCAAATGTATTCGTGACTATTGAATTGTTGAAAACCTTGGTTAAGAACAAAAATGCTATGAAGAGATGCATCCAATTTCCAAATGGTTATGCATTTATTCGCTTAAATACAACCACAATATACAAAGTGTTTGATCTAAGTTATAAAGAAGATGTGcctcttgatgatatgatgaaataataagtatctagtagaagactgagaaggggggtgaatcagtatactcaaaaaccgatacaaactcccaaactcaaaataaacttatcaacaaaatagttcagtcaaaataatatctcaaagattaccaacatcaaccaataccaatcggtttgactgttataccaacttaatagtaaacaacttcaatcttgtaaacatcaaaaatacTTAATCAAATATCAATCTTTTCAATTCTCATTCTTCCAGTTATCGtgccttaatcaaatcaataaataagatcataatcacaaaagcattcaccacttgacacaaatatttatacatggaaaacccaaataggtaaaaaccatggtgagatgagactcacaaggatagctatctgaactcttctgaagttcaccctattaggagccaagcctgttaaagctttacaataagtcctgttaagaactatttctgttaggaatcacccaattagAGGATtatacaaatatgccttgatgaaaagcacaataccctattacgagtaacctcagtagaggatttgacaatccaaactaatggaccaccttgtgagaggatttagaaagtaaccaagcttgttagagcttacccggttaggggatttcaatttttgttgtgattgttagaaaacaataggtttttcttgatctatctgaatagcactacatctacttgataagatccttcttaagcttcaaatctaccttcactcaaactgGACATCCATCCTCCAATTAGGCAACCTTACACTCAACTAAtttttgccaactttgccaactcttgaatgaaacaacatcatcgaccttaaatacaaatcaaataggtcagtaacataacaaaacctaattctcatcatcaagattgcaaacaagtcagtataatcttcaccattagaaatcataataatctcttcacatttaacaagCAAATTCcaaccacttcatcggacttgtaacttaTCATGTGCTATGTATTTGATGCaatctattggtattatggatgtgttgcattggttttctcattgatgtcaacacttgtcaacacttatcagcacttatctttctaggagatcttttgttatgttcaccaacatgttcagtgacttatgcacagtcaccggtatctagttcaccagtaggttatattgttcactagcacagaggatgacttgttatcatctggagattacttggttatgttgaagacatgttttggacacttggttttggtgatttggttattggtctaatcgagttggcatatttgttgttactgacaaatttggtctaggttatggaccgacatgcgttatctattccagatcaaaatgacatgttatggagatgacttattcattggttattattgtaaatgtattgagccgagatgatgcatcacatattgattcatttgtaattgatttaattgtaatattcttagtgagccgacctacatatttggtcttagattttggtatatatgtaagatctcaattgtgagattaacatggtaggaaaaaggtattataaggttgtgatattcagtatatgtgaatataagcagagctactcatgcaaacatcatttgaagattcaaggaaggtatgaaagagataatcagagcttaaccggtactgaaaccagcatatgaagatgctattttgagtagtacatcatctaagatttaaccatcctattgtagttagtgtgactctcattttgtgattgagtagtgagctctaggcagctggcctttctacatgtgtagaccccatttgtacacacatactatctttagtagtatcatctgattgtgggtaaggtttcccatcgtggtttttccccttagagggtttccacgtacaaatatttgtgttatgtattgtggatgttatttctctttctgtttcatgcattaagtttcacaggTATTGTTATTAACCATTAAAACTGTCAacaggcattaagtttggtttacccgtattatgcatcaagtttgattaagttatatttgggttgaaattattagacaactgattcaccccccctctcagtttcctccgggtcctaacacaatccactttgctcctttccaagacaataAAATGTTCCAAACtaacttgaacttatcttcatataatgaccacacgtgtcaccatcattaccgctcaacattagatcttaaaccaacaaactttgatcggttagggtttaacaaaaacaattggtagggtttatcagttactaaacatagaaaggtttaaccttatacactggtttaaattacaaactaccatataccaatTTACAATGTCTTCCACAAattttatcataccggttacaatacaaaagcaataacaacaataacatcagcaaaatcatgaataccattcaccggttcaatcgacatcaatgacaacatatcatcaatataatctttatacaaaatgccaacaatataacAATGCCAACACCTCTATCTTTTgaggaattggaagaagaatataGAACCATGGACATGACCTATCAAAGATGGAACTTAGCCATCCATAGGGAAGAGAAAGGGAAGCTAACTGATGAAGATGGTCCACCCTACGATGTAAATATTTTCAAATAGTATTTACAAtacacatatatggcttgtggATAGGTAGGAGGGATGGAAGCTCCAGATGTAGCATGGATGGGGCCATTGGTTCTTGCAGAAGACATTCAAAGGTATGAACCAATAAAGTTTGATTATGCAACCTATCTGGTCGACAAACTGCATGTGGGTTTTCTGAATCTTCAGAATAACCCTGACAAGTCCTTCAAgtattattcactattgatgcatattGTGTTGTTCTATAGAAGATTGAAAGGACTATGGCTAGATGTCTTAAGGGGAAATCCTCAGGTCAAGGATGGACAAGATCAACCTATACAGTTGTGGGTGTCGCTTTGGGATTCGAGGTATGATAAATCTCACTATGCGAgatttgagaaattttttgttaAGCCATTGTTCAGGGTTTATAATGTGTCATGTGAAGGATCATTTTTAGAAATGATTAAAATATTTCTTAGGCCACATGAATACAAGGATACCGGAGTcaaccataattggggagattggtatactTGCAGAGATTTCacatttgttagggtttttggatttgaaggtgctccctatgtgctaccaaagcctatGCTAGACCAAATTGcttacttggagattgtgagacaattgagTGTCTCTAATACATGACACTTTGGGGATGCCCACAAGCCAGCCTTCTTACCTAGGACTCTTCAGTTTGGAGATTCTGGAATAGTGTCTACCAGAGATTATTAAACCATAAATAAGAAACTAGTGGATGAATTCAATCTGTATATACATATGCCAAGGAAGAACTACGACCCAAAAAGTTACATCCCCATGTGCAGAAAAAGAACAAACCCAGGAGATTATCTCCATGAGTATGATGACTATGAGGATCTATGCAAGAACAAAGAGTTATAAAAACTTGCAAATGTTTTTATTGACTTGGAAAGAATATtggaagaaaggaagaaaagactTGGGGATCTAGAAGGAGAAGAAGAACAGGATGTGGAAAGTGATTCTAGAgaaaatgaaatagtttctaagCTTCAAGTactagaaaaagaagatgaaccagaTGCTCAAGACAAAATTGTAGCAACACTGAATATAGATTCAAATGCTAGGCTAGAAGAGCATACATCTTTTGTTTCAGATGATAAATTTGTTAAGTCAAAGGAGTTTAAATCCTTTTTGTATCATTTTAAAGGAAATAAATTAAGAGATGCAATGCCAAATGTGACACCAGAGAATGAGGCAAAAATGTTCAGGAAACTGAAGGCAGAAATTGATTCTGAGTTAGAGAACATGAACCCtgaaaggggaagacaacttcttgtAGAGGCAGGAATCATTCTTTTCCCAGGCTGGGACCTcaatgcatcttttatttttgatagcttgttgtatttgttagggtttcaagaagatgcgaagcaaatataaactaacaattatatgtagatttaaatacaaaagataaagaaataaaacaggacacagataacatagagatttaacgtggttcacctagaatgggttacgtccaccatacatagtcatccaatctttcttattatccagcaaaaatactacatcaaccttacaatgtcttaagcatcccagccacttataacatgcatttttagggcaaaaaaaaagtcagcctttttatttattacaatgtcggttttcatcaaaaaataccccaaaaaatttgctgatcagtcaccacatttcaataatctcccacttggagactgattaggctccacaccgaacaatctcccacttggagactgatactacatgacaccactgtacatgcaacatctgctggataaaacactaggactcgactagtataaattccacaattatcaatcaagaagaccaacagaaactgatgaagaaatcagcttctcctatggaactgccttcgtgaacatatcaacaggattctcacttgtgtgaatcttctcaagccataattgaccctcctctaaaacagttcggatgaagtggtacttgagctgaatgtgctttgtccttgaatgaaaagtagagttctttgcaagatgaatggcactctggctatcaatatacaatgggctatcctcttgtgtctgacccaattcctctagaaaacattgcaaccaaatcatctccttgctagcttttgtagcagcaacatactcagctttagtggttgaaagtgcaacaaccttttgcagcctagaaatccaactgactgcagttccccctatagttaaaacataccctgtagtactcctccatgaatcaatatcacctctcaaattagagtcaacaaatccactcagagtagcattagatcctttgaaacataatgccttcatagtagttcctttcaaataccaaagaatccatttcacaacattccaatgttccatacccggattactcataagcctgctcacaactcccacggCATGTAcgatatctagccttgtgcataccattgcatacatcagattgccaatagctgatgaatatgggatgttagacattttattaaccacttcctatgcctttgggcacatctccttagtcaatttgaaatgactagccaaaggtgtactagctgcttttgcatcctgcatgttaaatcttttcaacaccttctttatatactcactttgggacaaattcaaggttctatttttcttgtcccatgtaatcctcatatcgagaatttgcttagctgcacccaaatccttcatagcaaatgacctgactaatttctgtttaagatcatttatatgttgtatgttagacccaacaacaagcatgtcatcaacataaagcaataggataatataactgccattatcaaatctcttaaaatatacacaatgatcagaatgacatctatgataaccatgttcaaccatgaaattatcaaattttaaataccattgtcggggtgcttgctttaggccatacagacttttcttcaacctgcacaccaagttctccttacctttgacctcatatccctgtggttgcaacatgtaaatttcctcctccaaatctccatggagaaaagctattttgacatctaatttttcaagatgtaaatcatctacagccacaagactaagtacagttctaattgaagtcatttttacaactggagaaaatatttcatcataatctataccctttttctgtgcaaaaccttttaccacaagtctggccttatatcttttctgacctccttcctcctcctttagcctataaacccatttgttaggcaacgctcttttttctgcaggtaaagggactaagtcccaagtcttatttttcatcaaggagtccatctcctctttcatgcctagctcccactattgtttggcatctacctgcattgcttcttcatattattttggttcaccagaatccgttaataaaatggaatacaaagaaggagaaaatatttcagggggtctacttgaccttgtagaatgtttaacacttgcaggagtttgtgggacaatgtgttgttgctgagcattaggtacctgtggcatttcattttcaggaatctcatccaacaccacatattcttgtttgtcatgttcatgcttcttttcctgcatctgttctttatacatgaccttctcattgaatataacatctctacttctaattattttcttattttcaaaatcccataaccgatagccatattcatctatcccatatccaatgaaggtacatttctaagatttagcatcaagcttggttctattttctttatcaacatggacaaaagcttcataaccaaaggttttcagaaaagaataatttacctttttaccaatccatgcctcctctagaataccaccatccaaagggattgaaggtcctctatttatcaaatagacagcagtatgtacaacatctgcccaaaaatgtaagggcaatccagcatgcaatctcatgctccttgcacgttccatgatagtcctattcattctctctaacacaccattttcctatggagttcctagaactatcttctgctttcgaatcccatttaaggagcagtaatcttcaaatgctttgctgcaatactcacctctattatccaatctgagacacttcaactttttccctgtctcattctcaaccaaagctttccatttcttaaaagtttcaaaaacatctgatttttgttttaggaaatatacccatgtttttctggttgagtcatcaagaaaaataacataataacaagagccaccaagagatgatacttgagccggtccccatacatctaaatgtacaagctctaacttctcactcttcttctctttcccaaccttgagaaatctgactcttttctgtttaccataaacacatttttcacagaactctaaatcaatattCTTTAGTCCTGGcgatagatttttggagtgaagggttttcatccctttctcactcatgtgcccaagcctatggtgccatattatcgaatctattcttacaacatctattgttgttgtccctgcagtaactttatctatagcagctagggtagagtaagtattacctatacatagatataatgtgcctaccttcggaCCTTTAgatattactaatgatcctttactgaccttccacatactatctaagagggtaactatgcaaccttcactacctagttgcccagcagaaattaaatttcttcttaaattaggaacatgacctacctcctgcaaaaaccaatcatttccattctgcaacttgatctttatctttccttttccaacaatttgacagggctcatcatcacccaaatatacctatccaaaatcaccttgaacataatctagaaaatattttctatggggtgtagcatgaaatgaagccccagaatctattacccaggaatcattaacattatccaaacataagattaaagcatcttgtaaagtattacttgcaatattagcttccttactgtcattttcatttttgtctccttctttgtttttctgagaccaacagtctttctttaaatgaccaggctttccgcagtaccagcaatctttctttcctctagattgagagcgtcctttctttgacttccctcatgacttctcattccaagggccttttcctctttcctttgatcttcctctgttctccacattcaaaatactacccgatgatgttggagtctcacctatgcttttccttcgcatttcctcacttaggataacaccaacaatatcatcaaataccaaagtatttttaccagagacaaagttacttacagccataaccaagctattccagctttctggcaaagaacataaaatcaagagagccctaacctcttctgcaaaggtaatttttaccaaagacaattgactggtaattgtattaaattcatttaagtgctctactacagatcctccctcactcattttcaaattaaataaatgcttcataagaaataccttattcaaagctaaGGGTTTCTCATataacttagccaatgttgccatcaaatctacagccaattttgcttctgttatattg contains:
- the LOC131875980 gene encoding uncharacterized protein LOC131875980; this translates as MEAPDVAWMGPLVLAEDIQRRLKGLWLDVLRGNPQVKDGQDQPIQLWVSLWDSRILEERKKRLGDLEGEEEQDVESDSRENEIVSKLQVLEKEDEPDAQDKIVATLNIDSNARLEEHTSFVSDDKFVKSKEFKSFLYHFKGNKLRDAMPNVTPENEAKMFRKLKAEIDSELENMNPERGRQLLVENSERRTSNGEITSNWNNSNRSNNVSNNRGNNGNNENNGNNGSGNGNNRANNGNVNNENGNNNNQNGGGGKNGNNGNNRGNGNFQNNNYGCRPPMTIERYKHLDFKGMVGYPNQISSDLRSAIPKFKSNGTDSTEQHVINVKNTIEEFEVPNEDDL